The following are encoded together in the Opisthocomus hoazin isolate bOpiHoa1 unplaced genomic scaffold, bOpiHoa1.hap1 HAP1_SCAFFOLD_378, whole genome shotgun sequence genome:
- the LOC104337553 gene encoding oxidative stress-induced growth inhibitor 2, with amino-acid sequence MPVWCCRCSLTGHFRSYSGPETEGQLLNSFVQYFGDSLGRKIKRMPLIEETVLPGDSLLTLPVVIIGNGPSGICLSYLLSGYRPYLSPEAIHPNPILHTKLEEARHLSIVDQDLEYLSEGLEGRSSNPVAVLFDTLLHPEADFGYDYPPVLHWKLEQHNYIPHIVLGKGPPGGAWHSMEGSMLTISFGDWMELPGLTFKEWAASKRRHIKSDRVMPEEIACYYKHYVKVMGLQKNFRDNVYITSVSRLYRGEDDEDRSQLSENISTQHLEMEDGQKSLIKRNWEVRGYQRATDGSHVPFCLFAENVALAT; translated from the exons ATGCCCGTCTGGTGCTGCCGCTGCTCTCTGACCGGTCACTTCAg AAGTTACAGCGGCCCTGAAACTGAAGGACAGCTTTTGAATTCCTTCGTCCAGTATTTTGGTGACAGCCTTGGGAGGAAGATTAAAAGAATGCCTTTAATTGAAGAAACTGTTCTGCCTGGGGACTCCCTCCTTACTCTGCCTGTAGTTATAATAG GAAATGGACCTTCGGGAATTTGTCTTTCTTACCTGCTCTCTGGATACAGGCCATATTTGTCTCCTGAAGCTATACACCCAAACCCCATTCTACATACGAAATTAGAAGAAGCTCGACATCTTTCCATTGTTGATCAA GATCTGGAGTACCTGTCTGAAGGCCTTGAAGGACGCTCTTCAAACCCGGTTGCAGTGCTTTTTGATACATTGCTTCATCCTGAGGCTGACTTTGGGTATGACTACCCGCCAGTTTTGCACTGGAAGCTAGAACAACATAATTATATCCCCCATATAGTGCTTGGTAAAGGACCACCTGGTGGGGCTTGGCAT tcCATGGAAGGCTCTATGCTAACAATCAGTTTTGGAGACTGGATGGAGTTGCCGGGCCTCACCTTTAAGGAGTGGGCAGCTAGCAAACGCAG ACATATAAAGAGTGATCGAGTAATGCCAGAGGAAATTGCTTGTTATTATAAACACTATGTTAAAGTCATGGGCCTCCAAAAGAATTTTAGAGACAACGTTTACATAACATCAGTATCCAGGCTTTACAGAGGAGAGGATGATGAAGATAGAAGTCAGCTAAGTGAAAATATTTCAACACAGCATTTGGAAATGGAAGATGGACAGAAATCACTGATTAAGAGGAACTGGGAAGTCAGAGGTTATCAGCGAGCCACAGATGGTTCTCATGTGCCCTTCTGCCTCTTTGCCGAGAATGTGGCTCTTGCCACA